CGTCCTGCTCGATTTCGGCGGCGTGATCGCCGAGGAAGGATTCGCCGGGGGCGTGAAGGCCCTGGCGGCCCGTCACGGCCAGGAGCCGCACGCGCTCTGGCAGGCCGGGCTCAAAGCCGTGTGGGACAGCGGCTATGTGTTCGGGCGCGCCGACGAGGCCGCGTTCTGGACCCTGTTCAAAGAGCGTACAGGCATCGAGGGCGACAGCGACATGTGGCGTGAAGACATCCTCTCCCGCTTCGTGCTGCGGCCCTGGATGCTGGAGCTGGCCGACCGCCTGCGCGGCATGGGCTTGCGCACGGCCATCCTCTCCGATCAGACGGATTGGCTGGCCCTCATGGACGAGCGCCACGGGTTTTTCAAGCATTTCGACAAGGTGTACAACAGCTACAACCACGCCATGACCAAGCTGGAGCCGCGCTTCTTCCTCATGGCCCTGGCAGACCTGGGTGTTCGCCCCGAACACGCCCTGTTTGTGGACGACAACTCCGGCAACGTGGCCCGGGCCCGCGAGCTGGGCCTCAAGGCCATACTCTATGAAACCCGGTCCGGCTTCGAGCGGGAGCTTCGGGCCATCTGCCCCGAAGCCCTGAGCTAGACCCGCGTGACTCGGCACAATAATCAGGCACAATCATCAGGAAGGATAGCCCCGATGCGTAAACCCTCGATCTCCATGACTCCCGAAGGCTGGCCTTCCATCTTCCTGGCCACCACGGCCACCATTGTGTTCGCCGTGCTTGGCTGGTGCTGGGCCGCGCTGGCTGGCCTTGCCGTCGTGGCCCTGCTGGTGAACTTCTTCCGCGACCCCGAGCGCTTCGTGCCCTCCGAGCCCGGGCTGGCCGTGGCCCCGGCCGACGGCAGGGTCATCAAGGTCGGCCCCGCCATGGACCCCATCTCCGGCGAGGAGCGCACCGTGGTCTGCATCTTCATGAACGTGTTCAACGTGCACGTGAACAGGGCCTGCGTGACCGGGCGCGTGAGCGCCATGCGCTACTGGGAAGGCAAATACTTCAACGCCAGCTTCGACAAGGCCTCTGAGCACAACGAGCGCATGGCCCTGCAGCTGACCGGCGAGGAGGGCGACACCTGGACCATGGTGCAGATCGCTGGCCTCATCGCCCGGCGCATCATCCCCTGGGCCCAGATGGGCGACCACCTGGAGCGCGGCCAGCGCTATGGCATGATCAAGTTCGGTTCGCGGGTTGACGTCTATTTGCCGAGAGACTATCATCCTGCTGTAACAGTCGGGACGCGCACAGCGGCCGGACAGACCGTGATCGCCACGCGCCAGGGGTAAGGCCCGGCCAGCGGACACGATGAAGGCATAATGGAACAACCCGTCAAGAAGACACCCGCCCGGGGGGTGTACATCCTCCCCAACCTGCTCACCACCGCGAGCCTGTTCTCCGGCTTCATGGGCATGTTGTGGGCTATTTCAGGCCAGTTCGAGCATACGGCCGTCGCCATTCTGGTCAGCTGCGTGTTCGACGGGCTGGACGGCAAGGTCGCCCGGTTGACCGGCACCAGCTCCGACTTCGGCGTCCAGTACGACTCCCTTGCCGACCTGGTGGCCTTCGGCGTCACTCCCGCCATCATGGTCTACCAGTGGGAGCTTTCCCGCTTCGGGCACCTGGGACTCATGGCCTCCTTCCTGCTGGTGGCCTGCGGGGCGCTGCGCCTTGCCCGCTTCAACGTGATCACCAAGACGGCCAACAAGAAGTTCTTCCTGGG
The nucleotide sequence above comes from Fundidesulfovibrio soli. Encoded proteins:
- the pssA gene encoding CDP-diacylglycerol--serine O-phosphatidyltransferase; translated protein: MEQPVKKTPARGVYILPNLLTTASLFSGFMGMLWAISGQFEHTAVAILVSCVFDGLDGKVARLTGTSSDFGVQYDSLADLVAFGVTPAIMVYQWELSRFGHLGLMASFLLVACGALRLARFNVITKTANKKFFLGLPIPAQACTVATFYLFAQYLPSEWNSFMPKFCLGLVYLLSFLMVSRVRYASFKEYGLIKAHPFSMMVTAILIFVLVASQPKLLGFILFAGYILSGIFYTYVILPRRASLREPSEELSS
- a CDS encoding HAD family hydrolase gives rise to the protein MPDCQIEAVLLDFGGVIAEEGFAGGVKALAARHGQEPHALWQAGLKAVWDSGYVFGRADEAAFWTLFKERTGIEGDSDMWREDILSRFVLRPWMLELADRLRGMGLRTAILSDQTDWLALMDERHGFFKHFDKVYNSYNHAMTKLEPRFFLMALADLGVRPEHALFVDDNSGNVARARELGLKAILYETRSGFERELRAICPEALS
- a CDS encoding phosphatidylserine decarboxylase family protein encodes the protein MRKPSISMTPEGWPSIFLATTATIVFAVLGWCWAALAGLAVVALLVNFFRDPERFVPSEPGLAVAPADGRVIKVGPAMDPISGEERTVVCIFMNVFNVHVNRACVTGRVSAMRYWEGKYFNASFDKASEHNERMALQLTGEEGDTWTMVQIAGLIARRIIPWAQMGDHLERGQRYGMIKFGSRVDVYLPRDYHPAVTVGTRTAAGQTVIATRQG